The Caldicellulosiruptor changbaiensis genome has a segment encoding these proteins:
- a CDS encoding glycoside hydrolase family 48 protein, with translation MKRNLFRIVSRVVLIVFIASISLVGAMSYFPVETQAAPDWSIPSLCESYKDDFMIGVAIPARCLSNDTDKRMVLKHFNSITAENEMKPESLLAGQTSTGLSYRFSTADAFVDFASTNKIGIRGHTLVWHNQTPDWFFKDSNGQRLSKDALLARLKQYIYDVVGRYKGKVYAWDVVNEAIDENQSDGYRRSTWYEICGPEYIEKAFIWAHEADPNAKLFYNDYNTEVSKKREFIYNMVKNLKSKGIPIHGIGMQCHINVNWPSVSEIENSIKLFSSIPGIEIHITELDMSLYNYGSSENYSTPPQDLLQKQAQKYKEIFTMLKKYKNVVKSVTFWGLKDDYSWLRSFYGKNDWPLLFFEDYSAKPAYWAVIEASGVTTSSPTPTPTPTPTVTATPTPTPTATPTPTPVSTPATSGQIKVLYANKETNGTTNTIRPWLKVVNSGSSSIDLSRVTIRYWYTVDGERAQSAISDWAQIGASNVTFKFVKLSSSVEGADYYLEIGFKSGAGQLQPGKDTGEIQIRFNKDDWSNYNQGNDWSWLQSMTSYGENEKVTAYIDGVLVWGQEPSGATPAPTATVAPTPTVTPAPTVTPTPTPTVTATPTPTPTPTPTSVSTPATSGQIKVLYANKETNSTTNTIRPWLKVVNSGSSSIDLSRVTIRYWYTVDGERAQSAISDWAQIGASNVTFKFVKLSSSVSGADYYLEIGFKSGAGQLQPGKDTGEIQIRFNKDDWSNYNQGNDWSWLQSMTSYGENEKVTAYIDGVLVWGQEPSGATPAPAPTATPTPTPTPAPTPTSTPTPTPTPTSTPTPTQTVAPTPTPSGTPSGLGEYGQRFMWLWNKIHDPANGYFNQDGIPYHSIETLICEAPDYGHLTTSEAFSYYVWLEAVYGKLTGDWSKFKTAWDTLEKYMIPSAEDQPMRTYDPNKPATYAGEWETPDKYPSPLEFNVPVGKDPLHNELVSTYGSTLMYGMHWLMDVDNWYGYGKRGDGVSRASFINTFQRGPEESVWETVPHPSWEEFKWGGPNGFLDLFIKDQNYSKQWRYTNAPDADARAIQATYWAKVWAKEQGKFNEISSYVAKAAKMGDYLRYAMFDKYFKPLGCQDKNAAGGTGYDSAHYLLSWYYAWGGALDGAWSWKIGCSHAHFGYQNPMAAWALANDSDMKPKSPNGASDWAKSLKRQIEFYRWLQSAEGAIAGGATNSWNGRYEKYPAGTATFYGMAYEPNPVYRDPGSNTWFGFQAWSMQRVAEYYYVTGDKDAGALLEKWVSWIKSVVKLNSDGTFAIPSTLDWSGQPDTWNGTYTGNPNLHVKVVDYGTDLGITASLANALLYYSAGTKKYGVFDEEAKNLAKELLDRMWKLYRDEKGLSAPEKRADYKRFFEQEVYIPAGWTGKMPNGDVIKSGVKFIDIRSKYKQDPDWPKLEAAYKSGQVPEFRYHRFWAQCDIAIANATYEILFGNQ, from the coding sequence ATGAAAAGAAATCTATTTAGAATTGTTTCTCGAGTTGTATTAATAGTGTTTATTGCTAGTATTTCTCTGGTTGGTGCAATGAGTTATTTTCCAGTTGAAACTCAAGCTGCGCCGGACTGGAGTATTCCAAGTTTATGTGAGAGTTATAAAGACGATTTTATGATAGGCGTGGCAATACCTGCAAGATGTTTGAGCAATGATACTGACAAACGAATGGTATTGAAACATTTTAACAGTATAACGGCAGAGAATGAAATGAAGCCGGAAAGCTTATTAGCTGGTCAGACAAGTACTGGGCTAAGTTACAGATTTAGTACTGCTGATGCTTTTGTTGACTTTGCGAGTACAAACAAGATAGGTATAAGAGGTCATACATTAGTTTGGCATAATCAGACACCTGATTGGTTCTTTAAAGATAGCAATGGACAAAGATTATCCAAAGATGCATTATTAGCAAGACTAAAGCAATATATTTATGATGTTGTTGGAAGATATAAAGGGAAAGTGTATGCATGGGACGTTGTCAATGAAGCTATCGATGAGAATCAGTCAGATGGTTATAGACGTTCGACATGGTATGAAATTTGTGGTCCTGAGTACATTGAAAAAGCATTTATATGGGCTCATGAAGCAGACCCTAACGCAAAGCTATTCTATAATGACTACAATACCGAGGTTTCTAAGAAAAGAGAATTTATATACAACATGGTAAAAAACCTGAAATCTAAAGGTATACCTATTCATGGTATTGGCATGCAATGTCATATAAATGTTAACTGGCCATCTGTTAGCGAAATAGAAAACAGTATTAAGTTATTTAGTTCAATACCAGGTATTGAGATTCACATTACAGAACTTGATATGAGCTTATACAACTACGGCTCCAGTGAAAATTATTCCACACCACCACAGGATTTACTTCAAAAGCAGGCTCAGAAATACAAAGAGATATTTACAATGCTGAAAAAATACAAAAATGTAGTAAAAAGTGTTACTTTTTGGGGATTGAAAGATGATTATTCGTGGTTAAGATCATTCTACGGTAAGAATGATTGGCCGTTGTTGTTTTTTGAAGATTATAGTGCGAAGCCAGCCTACTGGGCAGTAATTGAAGCTTCTGGGGTAACAACATCATCTCCGACACCGACGCCAACCCCGACCCCGACAGTAACAGCAACCCCGACACCAACACCAACAGCAACACCAACACCTACACCTGTCAGCACACCTGCGACAAGCGGGCAGATAAAGGTATTGTATGCTAACAAGGAGACAAACGGCACGACAAACACGATAAGGCCGTGGTTGAAGGTAGTGAATAGTGGTAGCAGTAGCATAGATTTGAGTAGGGTAACGATAAGGTACTGGTACACGGTGGATGGTGAGAGGGCACAGAGTGCGATATCAGACTGGGCACAGATAGGGGCAAGCAATGTAACATTCAAGTTTGTGAAGCTGAGCAGTAGTGTAGAAGGAGCGGACTATTACTTGGAGATAGGATTTAAGAGTGGAGCTGGGCAGTTGCAGCCTGGGAAGGACACAGGAGAGATACAGATAAGGTTTAACAAGGATGACTGGAGCAATTACAATCAGGGGAATGACTGGTCATGGTTACAGAGCATGACGAGTTATGGAGAGAATGAGAAGGTAACGGCGTATATAGATGGAGTGCTGGTATGGGGTCAGGAGCCGAGTGGAGCTACACCTGCACCGACAGCGACGGTTGCACCGACGCCGACAGTGACACCTGCGCCGACAGTAACGCCGACACCGACCCCGACAGTAACAGCAACCCCGACTCCAACACCAACACCGACGCCTACATCTGTTAGCACACCTGCGACAAGCGGGCAGATAAAGGTACTGTATGCTAACAAGGAGACGAACAGCACGACAAACACGATAAGGCCTTGGTTGAAGGTAGTGAATAGTGGTAGCAGTAGCATAGATTTGAGCAGGGTAACGATAAGGTACTGGTACACGGTGGATGGGGAGAGGGCACAGAGTGCGATATCGGACTGGGCACAGATAGGGGCAAGCAATGTAACATTCAAGTTTGTGAAGCTGAGCAGTAGTGTAAGTGGAGCGGACTATTATTTAGAGATAGGATTTAAGAGTGGAGCTGGGCAGTTACAGCCTGGGAAGGACACAGGAGAGATACAGATAAGGTTTAACAAGGATGACTGGAGCAATTACAATCAGGGGAATGACTGGTCATGGTTACAGAGCATGACGAGTTATGGAGAGAATGAGAAGGTAACGGCGTATATAGATGGAGTGCTGGTATGGGGACAGGAGCCGAGTGGAGCGACACCTGCACCAGCACCTACAGCAACACCAACACCTACTCCAACCCCGGCACCAACACCAACGTCAACCCCAACTCCAACTCCAACCCCAACGTCAACTCCAACGCCGACGCAGACAGTTGCGCCTACACCTACACCGAGCGGCACACCTAGCGGTCTTGGAGAATATGGGCAGAGGTTTATGTGGTTGTGGAACAAGATACATGATCCTGCGAATGGGTATTTTAACCAGGATGGGATACCATATCATTCGATAGAGACATTGATATGCGAAGCACCTGATTATGGTCATTTGACCACGAGTGAAGCATTTTCGTACTATGTATGGCTTGAGGCAGTGTATGGGAAGTTAACAGGTGATTGGAGCAAGTTTAAGACGGCATGGGACACATTAGAGAAGTATATGATACCGTCGGCTGAAGATCAGCCGATGAGGACATATGATCCTAACAAGCCAGCGACGTATGCAGGTGAGTGGGAGACACCGGACAAGTATCCATCGCCGCTTGAGTTTAATGTACCTGTTGGGAAGGATCCGTTGCATAATGAGCTTGTGAGCACATATGGTAGCACATTGATGTATGGTATGCACTGGTTGATGGACGTAGACAACTGGTATGGATATGGCAAGAGAGGGGACGGAGTGAGCCGTGCATCATTTATCAACACGTTCCAGAGAGGGCCTGAGGAGTCTGTATGGGAGACTGTACCGCATCCGAGCTGGGAGGAATTCAAATGGGGCGGACCGAATGGATTTTTAGATCTGTTTATTAAGGATCAGAACTATTCGAAGCAGTGGAGGTATACGAACGCACCGGATGCGGATGCGAGAGCTATTCAGGCTACTTACTGGGCGAAGGTATGGGCGAAGGAGCAAGGTAAGTTTAATGAGATAAGCAGCTATGTAGCGAAGGCAGCGAAGATGGGAGACTATTTGAGGTATGCGATGTTTGACAAGTATTTCAAGCCATTAGGATGTCAGGACAAGAATGCAGCTGGAGGAACAGGGTATGACAGTGCACATTATCTGTTATCATGGTATTATGCATGGGGCGGAGCACTTGATGGTGCATGGTCATGGAAGATAGGTTGCAGTCATGCGCACTTTGGATATCAGAATCCGATGGCTGCATGGGCATTAGCAAATGATAGTGATATGAAGCCGAAGTCACCGAACGGAGCGAGTGACTGGGCGAAGAGTTTGAAGAGGCAGATAGAATTTTACAGGTGGTTGCAGTCAGCGGAGGGAGCGATAGCAGGAGGCGCGACAAATTCATGGAATGGCAGGTACGAGAAATATCCGGCAGGTACAGCGACATTTTATGGGATGGCGTATGAACCGAACCCTGTGTATAGGGACCCGGGTAGCAATACATGGTTTGGATTTCAGGCATGGTCGATGCAGAGGGTAGCGGAGTATTACTATGTGACAGGGGATAAGGATGCAGGAGCACTGCTTGAGAAGTGGGTAAGCTGGATAAAGAGTGTAGTGAAGTTGAACAGTGATGGTACATTTGCGATACCATCGACGCTTGATTGGAGTGGGCAGCCAGACACATGGAATGGGACATATACAGGTAATCCGAACTTGCATGTGAAGGTAGTAGATTATGGTACGGATTTAGGAATAACGGCATCACTTGCGAATGCACTACTTTATTACAGTGCAGGGACGAAGAAGTATGGGGTATTTGATGAGGAAGCGAAGAATTTAGCGAAGGAATTGCTGGACAGGATGTGGAAGTTGTACAGGGATGAGAAAGGTTTATCAGCGCCAGAGAAGAGAGCGGATTACAAGAGGTTCTTTGAGCAAGAGGTATACATTCCGGCAGGCTGGACAGGGAAGATGCCGAATGGAGATGTAATAAAGAGTGGAGTTAAGTTTATAGACATAAGGAGCAAGTACAAACAAGATCCTGATTGGCCGAAGTTAGAGGCGGCATACAAGTCAGGGCAGGTACCGGAGTTCAGATATCACAGGTTCTGGGCACAGTGTGACATAGCAATTGCTAATGCAACATATGAAATTCTGTTCGGCAATCAGTAA
- a CDS encoding glycoside hydrolase family 44 protein: MRLKAKIGKKWLSILCTVVFLFNVLFIANVTNLPKVNAATSNDGVVKIDTSTLIGTNHAHCWYRDKLETALQGIRSWGMNSVRVVLSNGYRWTKIPASEVANIISLSRSLGFRAIVLEVHDTTGYGEDGAACSLAQAVEYWKEIKSVLDGNEDFVIINIGNEPYGNNNYQNWVNDTKNAIKALRDAGFKHMIMVDAPNWGQDWSNTMRDNAQSIMEADPLRNLVFSIHMYGVYNTASKVEEYIKSFVDKGLPLVIGEFGHQHTDGDPDEEAIVRYAKQYKIGLFSWSWCGNSSYVGYLDMVNNWDPNNPTPWGQWYKTNAIGISSTPTPTPTVTPTPTPTPTVTATATPTPTPTPTSVSTPATSGQIKVLYANKETNSTTNTIRPWLKVVNSGSSSIDLSRVTIRYWYTVDGERAQSAISDWAQIGASNVTFKFVKLSSSVSGADYYLEIGFKSGAGQLQPGKDTGEIQIRFNKDDWSNYNQGNDWSWLQSMTSYGENEKVTAYIDGVLVWGQEPSGATPAPTVTVAPTPTPTPTATPTPTVTPTPTVTPTPTPTPTVTATPTPTPTATPTPTPVSTPATSGQIKVLYANKETNSTTNTIRPWLKVVNSGSSSIDLSRVTIRYWYTVDGERAQSAISDWAQIGASNVTFKFVKLSSSVSGADYYLEIGFKSEAGQLQPGKDTGEIQIRFNKDDWSNYNQGNDWSWLQSMTSYGENEKVTAYIDGVLVWGQEPSGATPAPTVTVAPTPTPTPTATPTPTVTPTPTVTPTPTPTPTVTPLPTISPSPSVVEITINTNAGRTQISPYIYGANQDIEGVVHPARRLGGNRLTGYNWENNFSNAGNDWYHSSDDYLCWSMGISGEDAKVPAAVVSKFHEYSLKNNAYSAVTLQMAGYVSKDNYGTVSENETAPSNRWAEVKFKKDAPLSLNPDLNDNFVYMDEFINYLINKYGTASSPTGIKGYILDNEPDLWASTHPRIHPNKVTCKELIDKSVELAKVIKTLDPSAEVFGYASYGFMGYYSLQDAPDWNQVKGEHRWFISWYLEQMKKASDSFGKRLLDVLDLHWYPEARGNNIRICFDGENDTSKEVAIARMQAPRTLWDPTYKTSVKGQVTAGENSWINQWFSDYLPIIPNIKADIEKYFPGTKLAISEFDYGGRNHISGGIALADVLGIFGKYGVYFAARWGDSGSYAAAAYNIYLNYDGKGSKYGNTNVSANTSDVENMPVYASINGQDDSELHIILINRNYDQKLQVKINITSTTKYTKAEIYGFDSNSPAVRKMGNIDNIENNVFTLEVPNLTVYHIVLR, encoded by the coding sequence ATGAGACTAAAAGCAAAAATAGGGAAGAAATGGTTGAGTATACTATGTACAGTTGTTTTTTTATTTAACGTTTTGTTTATAGCAAATGTAACGAATTTACCCAAAGTTAATGCGGCTACATCTAATGATGGAGTAGTGAAGATAGATACGAGTACGTTAATAGGAACCAATCACGCACATTGCTGGTACAGAGATAAACTGGAGACGGCATTGCAAGGAATAAGGTCATGGGGTATGAACTCTGTGAGGGTAGTGCTAAGTAATGGTTACCGATGGACGAAGATACCAGCAAGTGAAGTGGCAAATATTATATCATTGTCAAGAAGTCTTGGGTTCAGAGCTATTGTATTAGAAGTTCACGACACGACAGGATATGGTGAGGACGGGGCAGCATGTTCATTGGCACAAGCGGTGGAATATTGGAAGGAGATAAAGAGCGTATTAGACGGTAACGAAGATTTTGTAATTATAAACATTGGTAATGAGCCGTATGGGAACAATAACTATCAAAACTGGGTTAATGACACGAAGAATGCTATAAAAGCGCTGAGGGATGCGGGATTCAAGCACATGATAATGGTGGATGCGCCGAACTGGGGTCAGGATTGGTCTAATACTATGAGAGATAATGCTCAGAGCATAATGGAAGCAGATCCGCTGCGCAATTTGGTATTTTCGATTCATATGTATGGTGTATACAATACAGCAAGCAAGGTCGAAGAGTACATCAAATCATTTGTTGATAAGGGGTTACCATTGGTTATTGGGGAATTTGGACATCAGCACACAGATGGTGACCCTGATGAAGAAGCTATTGTCAGGTATGCAAAACAGTACAAGATAGGATTATTTAGTTGGTCTTGGTGTGGAAATTCGAGTTATGTGGGGTATTTGGACATGGTAAACAACTGGGACCCCAATAATCCAACTCCATGGGGACAATGGTATAAAACCAATGCAATTGGCATATCTTCTACACCAACACCTACGCCGACAGTAACTCCAACCCCGACCCCAACACCGACAGTAACAGCAACCGCAACACCAACACCAACACCGACGCCTACATCTGTTAGCACACCTGCGACAAGCGGGCAGATAAAGGTACTGTATGCTAACAAGGAGACGAACAGCACGACAAACACGATAAGGCCATGGTTGAAGGTAGTGAATAGTGGTAGCAGTAGCATAGATTTGAGCAGGGTAACGATAAGGTACTGGTACACGGTGGATGGGGAGAGGGCACAGAGTGCGATATCGGACTGGGCACAGATAGGGGCAAGCAATGTAACATTCAAGTTTGTGAAGCTGAGCAGTAGTGTAAGTGGAGCGGACTATTACTTGGAGATAGGATTTAAGAGTGGAGCGGGGCAATTGCAGCCTGGGAAGGACACAGGAGAGATACAGATAAGGTTTAACAAGGATGACTGGAGCAATTACAATCAGGGGAATGACTGGTCATGGTTACAGAGCATGACGAGTTATGGAGAGAATGAGAAGGTAACGGCGTATATAGATGGAGTGCTGGTATGGGGACAGGAGCCGAGTGGAGCTACACCTGCACCGACAGTGACGGTTGCACCGACACCAACACCGACCCCGACAGCAACACCGACGCCGACAGTGACACCTACGCCCACAGTAACGCCAACCCCGACACCGACACCAACAGTAACAGCAACCCCGACTCCAACACCAACAGCAACACCAACACCTACACCTGTCAGCACACCTGCGACAAGCGGGCAGATAAAGGTACTGTATGCTAACAAGGAGACGAACAGCACGACAAACACGATAAGGCCATGGTTGAAGGTAGTGAATAGTGGTAGCAGTAGCATAGATTTGAGCAGGGTAACGATAAGGTACTGGTACACGGTGGATGGGGAGAGGGCACAGAGTGCGATATCAGACTGGGCACAGATAGGAGCAAGCAATGTAACATTCAAGTTTGTGAAGCTGAGCAGTAGTGTAAGTGGAGCGGACTATTACTTGGAGATAGGATTTAAGAGTGAAGCTGGGCAGTTGCAGCCTGGGAAGGACACAGGAGAGATACAGATAAGGTTTAACAAGGATGACTGGAGCAATTACAATCAGGGGAATGACTGGTCATGGTTACAGAGCATGACGAGTTATGGAGAGAATGAGAAGGTAACGGCGTATATAGATGGAGTGCTGGTATGGGGTCAGGAGCCGAGTGGAGCGACACCTGCACCGACAGTGACGGTTGCACCGACACCAACACCGACCCCGACAGCAACACCGACGCCGACAGTGACACCTACGCCCACAGTAACGCCAACCCCGACACCGACACCAACAGTAACACCATTACCGACAATATCGCCATCTCCATCTGTTGTTGAAATTACAATAAATACAAATGCAGGAAGAACGCAAATTAGCCCGTATATATATGGTGCGAACCAAGATATTGAGGGGGTTGTGCACCCAGCAAGAAGATTAGGTGGAAATAGACTAACAGGATATAATTGGGAAAACAATTTCTCAAATGCAGGGAATGATTGGTATCATTCAAGTGATGACTATTTATGCTGGAGTATGGGAATTTCAGGTGAAGATGCAAAGGTTCCAGCAGCAGTGGTATCTAAATTTCATGAGTATTCCCTTAAAAATAATGCTTATTCTGCTGTAACTTTGCAAATGGCAGGATATGTGTCAAAAGATAATTATGGCACAGTTAGTGAAAATGAAACAGCTCCATCTAATAGGTGGGCAGAAGTGAAATTTAAAAAAGATGCTCCACTATCTTTAAATCCAGACTTGAATGATAACTTTGTTTATATGGATGAGTTCATAAATTATTTGATCAACAAATACGGAACGGCTTCTTCACCTACCGGGATAAAAGGATATATACTTGATAATGAGCCTGATTTGTGGGCATCAACACATCCACGTATACATCCTAATAAAGTAACATGCAAAGAGCTGATTGATAAATCTGTTGAACTGGCAAAAGTTATAAAAACCCTTGATCCTTCAGCTGAAGTTTTTGGATATGCATCATATGGGTTTATGGGTTATTATAGTTTACAGGATGCACCTGATTGGAATCAGGTTAAAGGAGAACACAGATGGTTTATTAGCTGGTATCTTGAACAGATGAAAAAGGCATCAGACAGTTTTGGCAAAAGACTATTGGATGTGCTTGATTTACATTGGTATCCAGAAGCACGAGGCAATAACATTCGCATATGCTTTGATGGTGAAAATGACACTTCAAAAGAAGTTGCTATAGCTAGGATGCAAGCTCCGAGAACACTATGGGACCCGACATATAAAACATCAGTGAAAGGACAAGTTACGGCTGGTGAGAACAGCTGGATAAACCAGTGGTTTTCAGATTATCTGCCAATTATACCAAACATAAAAGCGGACATTGAAAAATATTTTCCTGGTACTAAATTAGCTATAAGCGAGTTTGACTATGGCGGGCGAAATCATATTTCTGGTGGCATAGCCTTAGCAGATGTACTTGGTATATTTGGTAAATATGGAGTGTACTTTGCGGCAAGATGGGGCGATTCTGGTAGTTATGCTGCAGCTGCATATAACATTTATCTTAATTATGATGGAAAAGGCTCAAAATATGGCAATACAAATGTAAGTGCAAATACGAGTGATGTTGAAAATATGCCAGTTTATGCCTCAATAAATGGACAGGATGATTCTGAGCTTCATATTATACTCATAAACAGAAACTATGATCAAAAATTACAAGTCAAAATAAACATAACAAGCACAACGAAATATACAAAAGCAGAAATATATGGATTTGACAGCAACAGCCCAGCTGTAAGGAAGATGGGGAATATAGATAATATTGAGAACAATGTATTTACACTTGAGGTTCCAAATTTAACGGTGTATCACATAGTATTACGTTAG
- a CDS encoding glycoside hydrolase family 9 protein: MLKLKKAIKRITLCVAVVFLLQIFFLFSGYNNSDVKAATTFNYGEALQKAIMFYEFQMSGKLPSWIRNNWRGDSGLNDGKDVGLDLTGGWHDAGDHVKFNLPMSYSASMLSWAVYEYKAAFEKSGQLEHILNQIEWVNDYFVKCHPSKYVYYYQVGDPIEDHNFWGPAEVMQMKRPAYKCDLNNPASSVVVETAASLAAASIVIRERNSQKADTYLQHAIELFDFADRTRSDAGYTAATGFYTSGGFIDDLGWAAVWLYVATNDKSYLDKAEALMAEYAGGTNTWTQCWDDVRYGAILLLAKITNKDIYKGAVERNLDHWTYNITYTPKGLAWLTGWGSLRYATTAAFLAFVYADWSGCPENKRTAYLKFGESQINYALGSTGRSFLVGFGQNYPQHPHHRNAHSSWANSMRIPEYHRHILYGALVGGPGSDDSYNDDITDYVQNEVACDYNAGIVGALAKMYLMYGGDPIPNFKAIEKPTNDEIFVESKFGNSQGANYTEIISYIYNRTGWPPRITDTLNFKYFIDLSELIKAGYGPDIVKVETYYSEGGKISGPYVWNASKNLYYILVDFTGTKIYPGGEVEHKKQAQFKISVPQDVPWDPTNDPSYAGLTKELSKNKFIAAYEGNVLVWGQEPEGSSSSTPTPTPAPTVTVAPTPTPTVTPTPTVTVTPTPTPTPGNGVAKIDTSTLIGTNHAHCWYRDKLETALQGIRSWGMNSVRVVLSNGYRWTKIPASEVANIISLSRSLGFRAIVLEVHDTTGYGEDGAACSLAQAVEYWKEIKSVLDGNEDFVIINIGNEPYGNNNYQNWVNDTKNAIKALRDAGFKHMIMVDAPNWGQDWSNTMRDNAQSIMEADPLRNLVFSIHMYGVYNTASKVEEYIKSFVDKGLPLVIGEFGHQHTDGDPDEEAIVRYAKQYKIGLFSWSWCGNSSYVGYLDMVNNWDPNNPTPWGQWYKTNAIGTK; encoded by the coding sequence ATGCTTAAACTAAAAAAAGCAATAAAAAGGATAACATTGTGTGTTGCTGTGGTATTTCTATTGCAGATTTTCTTTCTATTTTCAGGATACAATAACAGTGATGTAAAAGCAGCAACAACCTTTAACTATGGTGAAGCTCTTCAAAAAGCGATTATGTTTTATGAATTCCAGATGTCAGGTAAACTGCCATCATGGATCCGTAACAACTGGCGAGGAGATTCTGGTCTAAATGATGGTAAAGATGTAGGTTTAGATCTTACTGGTGGCTGGCATGATGCAGGCGATCATGTAAAGTTTAATCTACCAATGTCATACAGTGCTTCAATGCTTTCGTGGGCAGTTTATGAGTATAAAGCAGCATTTGAGAAAAGTGGCCAGCTTGAACATATACTTAACCAGATAGAATGGGTAAACGACTACTTTGTAAAATGCCATCCATCAAAGTATGTATACTACTATCAAGTTGGTGATCCAATTGAAGATCATAACTTCTGGGGACCAGCTGAAGTTATGCAAATGAAACGACCTGCATACAAGTGTGATTTAAATAATCCAGCAAGTTCAGTTGTTGTAGAAACAGCAGCATCCTTAGCTGCAGCTTCAATCGTTATACGTGAAAGAAACAGTCAAAAGGCAGACACATATTTGCAGCATGCGATAGAACTCTTTGATTTTGCCGATAGAACTCGTAGCGATGCAGGGTATACCGCAGCAACCGGCTTTTACACATCAGGTGGTTTTATTGATGATCTTGGCTGGGCGGCAGTGTGGTTATATGTTGCGACAAATGACAAATCATATTTGGATAAAGCTGAGGCGCTTATGGCAGAATATGCTGGTGGTACAAATACATGGACACAGTGCTGGGATGATGTAAGATACGGAGCAATATTACTTTTGGCAAAGATTACTAATAAAGACATATATAAAGGTGCTGTTGAAAGAAATCTTGATCATTGGACATATAACATAACATATACACCTAAAGGTCTTGCATGGCTAACAGGGTGGGGCTCACTTAGGTATGCTACAACTGCAGCTTTCTTAGCGTTTGTTTATGCAGATTGGTCGGGATGTCCAGAAAATAAGCGAACAGCTTATCTAAAATTTGGTGAGAGTCAGATTAATTATGCATTAGGTTCAACAGGAAGAAGTTTTTTGGTAGGATTTGGGCAAAATTATCCACAACATCCACATCACAGAAATGCACATAGTTCATGGGCGAACAGTATGCGAATACCCGAATATCATCGACACATACTTTATGGTGCATTAGTAGGCGGACCAGGCTCTGATGATAGTTACAATGATGATATTACTGACTATGTACAAAACGAGGTGGCTTGTGACTACAATGCTGGTATTGTGGGTGCTCTAGCAAAAATGTACCTTATGTATGGGGGAGACCCAATACCTAATTTCAAGGCTATCGAAAAGCCAACTAATGATGAAATTTTTGTTGAATCCAAGTTTGGTAATTCACAGGGTGCAAACTATACTGAAATAATTTCATACATTTATAACAGAACAGGATGGCCCCCACGAATCACAGATACTTTAAACTTTAAGTATTTTATTGACCTAAGTGAGTTAATCAAGGCTGGGTATGGTCCTGATATTGTTAAAGTGGAGACATATTATTCAGAAGGTGGAAAGATATCTGGACCATATGTATGGAATGCGTCAAAAAACCTTTACTATATATTAGTTGATTTTACAGGAACAAAAATATATCCAGGTGGGGAAGTAGAACACAAAAAACAAGCTCAATTTAAGATCTCTGTACCACAAGACGTTCCATGGGATCCAACTAATGACCCATCGTATGCAGGATTAACAAAAGAACTTAGTAAAAATAAATTCATAGCAGCTTATGAAGGTAACGTGCTGGTATGGGGACAAGAACCAGAGGGATCCTCAAGTTCAACGCCAACACCAACACCTGCACCGACGGTGACGGTTGCACCAACACCGACCCCGACAGTGACACCTACGCCGACAGTAACAGTAACACCAACTCCAACACCAACACCGGGTAATGGAGTAGCAAAAATTGACACAAGCACATTGATAGGAACCAATCACGCACATTGCTGGTACAGAGATAAACTGGAGACGGCATTGCAAGGAATAAGGTCATGGGGTATGAACTCTGTGAGGGTAGTGCTAAGTAATGGTTACCGATGGACGAAGATACCAGCAAGTGAAGTGGCAAATATTATATCATTGTCAAGAAGTCTTGGGTTCAGAGCTATTGTATTAGAAGTTCACGACACGACAGGATATGGTGAGGACGGGGCAGCATGTTCATTGGCACAAGCGGTGGAATATTGGAAGGAGATAAAGAGCGTATTAGACGGTAACGAAGATTTTGTAATTATAAACATTGGTAATGAGCCGTATGGGAACAATAACTATCAAAACTGGGTTAATGACACGAAGAATGCTATAAAAGCGCTGAGGGATGCGGGATTCAAGCACATGATAATGGTGGATGCGCCGAACTGGGGTCAGGATTGGTCTAATACTATGAGAGATAATGCTCAGAGCATAATGGAAGCAGATCCGCTGCGCAATTTGGTATTTTCGATTCATATGTATGGTGTATACAATACAGCAAGCAAGGTCGAAGAATACATCAAATCATTTGTTGATAAGGGGTTACCATTGGTTATTGGGGAATTTGGACATCAGCACACAGATGGTGATCCTGATGAAGAAGCTATTGTCAGGTATGCAAAACAGTACAAGATAGGATTATTTAGTTGGTCGTGGTGTGGAAATTCGAGTTATGTGGGGTATTTGGACATGGTAAACAACTGGGACCCCAATAATCCAACTCCATGGGGACAATGGTATAAAACTAATGCAATTGGTACCAAGTAG